In a genomic window of Trachemys scripta elegans isolate TJP31775 chromosome 12, CAS_Tse_1.0, whole genome shotgun sequence:
- the RNASE12 gene encoding probable inactive ribonuclease-like protein 12, which produces MAMALRGPYPLLFLTLVLLVTCLAQIIRPPDSYQNFVSEHVDFPKTRSPNGQSYCDHIMRLLSQNMAACKLTHTFIHASANRLRAICTSRGRCNQYNECNSNTAYPLTTCWLDSPPRPPSCVYRGIPQIRRIRVVCNWGLPVRFLRVL; this is translated from the coding sequence ATGGCCATGGCCCTGAGGGGACCCTACCCTTTGCTCTTCCTGACACTTGTCCTGCTGGTAACCTGCCTGGCCCAGATCATCAGACCACCTGACAGCTACCAAAACTTTGTGAGCGAACACGTTGATTTCCCCAAGACCAGATCCCCCAATGGCCAGAGCTACTGCGACCACATCATGCGGCTCCTGAGCCAGAACATGGCTGCCTGCAAACTCACCCACACCTTCATCCACGCCTCCGCCAACCGGCTCCGGGCCATCTGCACCAGCAGAGGGAGATGCAACCAATACAATGAATGTAACAGCAACACAGCCTACCCCCTCACCACCTGCTGGCTGGACAGCCCTCCCCGCCCACCGAGCTGTGTCTACAGGGGAATACCCCAGATCCGCAGGATCCGTGTGGTCTGTAACTGGGGGTTGCCTGTGCGCTTCCTCAGAGTCCTGTAG
- the LOC117885377 gene encoding ribonuclease-like, which produces MPRGSCPLLFLTLILLAACLAQFRPPNSFQWFVREQVDFPKTSATNDHRYCNVMMPRWNLTTPFCKSTHTFTHAPASQPQAICGHGGTSHRCYHCDSKSGFCFTTCRVVPACMY; this is translated from the coding sequence ATGCCGAGGGGATCCTGCCCCTTGCTCTTCTTGACCCTCATCCTGCTGGCCGCCTGCCTGGCCCAGTTCAGACCGCCCAACAGCTTCCAGTGGTTCGTGAGAGAACAAGTTGATTTCCCCAAGACCAGCGCCACCAATGACCATCGCTACTGCAACGTCATGATGCCACGCTGGAACTTGACCACCCCTTTCTGCAAATCCACCCACACCTTCACCCACGCCCCcgccagccagccccaggccaTCTGCGGCCATGGTGGGACATCTCACAGATGCTACCACTGTGACAGTAAGTCAGGCTTCTGCTTCACCACCTGCCGGGTGGTGCCTGCCTGTATGTACTGA